One segment of Mycolicibacterium neworleansense DNA contains the following:
- a CDS encoding acyl-CoA synthetase, which translates to MSADVKFDLSTVFSTVAEAVPDQTFLVWRDRRLSYAEFDARVDGFAHYLVSAGLGTHTERDGLAGHESGQDHLGIYLRNGNEYLESMIGSYRARVAPFNVSYRYVEEELLYLLKDSNARAVIYNAEFAPRVAAIRDQLPNLQVLIQVADESGNDLLPGAVDYETILKTPAPQAGMPTPSGDDLYVLYTGGTTGMPKGVLWRQHDIFLSSMGGRPFGSDTFIASYEELAERARTAGGGLSLLMIPPFMHGAAQWAAYNAITMGGKLVIPDDVVRMRPDNVLTLAARERVLSIPVVGDAIARPLIDEIEKGDYDLSGLFTITNGGAPLSPTVRERILAALPHLMLLDAVGSSESGTQMSTASTAGTDSEAATFSPQSDTAVVAEDMSRVLAPGEGGGWLARRDLIPLGYLGDEAKTARTFPTIDGVRWAVPGDRANVLEDGRIQLLGRDSVTINSGGEKIFVEEVERAIAAHPSVYDVVVVGRPSERWGNEVVAVVQFAEGASATDEELAAVCERSIARYKIPKAFVRSPQIVRSPAGKADYRWAKSVATEHAEAVSSA; encoded by the coding sequence ATGAGCGCCGACGTGAAGTTCGATCTGTCCACAGTGTTCTCCACGGTGGCCGAAGCCGTGCCCGATCAGACCTTCCTGGTGTGGCGGGACCGCCGATTGAGCTACGCCGAGTTCGACGCGCGCGTCGACGGTTTCGCGCACTATCTGGTGTCCGCCGGCCTGGGCACACATACCGAGCGCGACGGCCTGGCCGGGCACGAGTCTGGGCAGGATCACCTCGGCATCTATCTGCGCAACGGCAACGAGTACCTCGAGTCGATGATCGGCAGCTACCGCGCACGGGTGGCGCCCTTCAACGTCAGCTACCGCTATGTCGAAGAGGAACTCCTCTACCTGCTGAAGGACTCGAATGCCCGCGCGGTGATCTACAACGCGGAGTTCGCGCCCCGGGTGGCCGCGATCCGCGACCAGCTGCCGAACCTGCAGGTGCTCATCCAGGTCGCCGACGAGTCTGGTAATGACCTCCTGCCGGGCGCTGTCGACTACGAGACGATCCTGAAAACCCCTGCGCCACAGGCCGGGATGCCCACCCCGTCGGGCGACGACCTGTACGTCCTCTACACCGGAGGCACCACCGGCATGCCCAAGGGTGTGCTGTGGCGCCAGCACGACATCTTCTTGTCCTCGATGGGTGGCCGGCCGTTCGGCAGCGACACCTTCATCGCCTCGTACGAGGAACTCGCCGAGCGGGCCCGCACCGCCGGCGGTGGACTGTCACTGCTGATGATCCCGCCGTTCATGCACGGCGCCGCGCAGTGGGCCGCCTACAACGCGATCACCATGGGCGGCAAGCTCGTCATCCCCGACGATGTGGTGCGGATGCGCCCCGACAACGTCCTGACACTGGCCGCGCGCGAGCGGGTGCTGAGCATCCCGGTGGTCGGCGATGCGATCGCCCGGCCGCTGATCGACGAGATCGAGAAGGGCGACTACGACCTGTCCGGCCTGTTCACGATCACCAATGGTGGCGCGCCGCTGTCCCCGACCGTGCGCGAGCGCATCCTGGCCGCGCTGCCGCATCTGATGCTGCTCGATGCCGTGGGTTCCTCGGAGTCGGGCACTCAGATGAGCACCGCCTCCACCGCGGGCACCGATTCCGAGGCCGCCACCTTCAGTCCTCAGTCCGACACCGCTGTGGTGGCCGAGGATATGTCGCGCGTGCTCGCGCCGGGCGAGGGCGGCGGCTGGCTGGCTCGGCGAGACCTGATCCCGCTGGGCTATCTGGGCGACGAGGCCAAGACCGCGCGCACCTTCCCCACCATCGACGGAGTCCGCTGGGCCGTCCCGGGCGACCGGGCAAACGTCTTGGAGGACGGGCGGATTCAGCTGCTGGGCCGGGATTCGGTCACCATCAACTCCGGCGGGGAGAAGATCTTCGTCGAGGAGGTCGAGCGGGCCATCGCCGCGCACCCCTCGGTCTACGACGTGGTGGTGGTCGGCCGTCCGTCGGAGCGTTGGGGCAACGAGGTCGTGGCGGTCGTGCAGTTCGCCGAAGGCGCGTCGGCCACCGACGAGGAACTCGCGGCGGTGTGTGAACGCTCGATCGCGCGCTACAAGATCCCGAAGGCGTTCGTCCGGTCCCCCCAGATCGTGCGCTCCCCCGCCGGCAAGGCCGATTACCGCTGGGCCAAGTCGGTGGCCACCGAGCACGCCGAAGCGGTCAGCAGCGCGTAA
- a CDS encoding nuclear transport factor 2 family protein, which translates to MVFTRDELLATAELSPQAAGAHDRQAWVGLFAAGGQVEDPVGSRPHRGTAEIERFYDTFIGPRDITFHRDVDIVAGSTVVRDLELEVEMSRSVTMRIPAYLRYAVVADPAGPRIAELQAYWELPTMIGQFAGAGVGAVPVGLRLAGALLRNQGPSGALGFAKGMSGAGREGRRLVTGLLDDLCAGDEVAVQRRLGGAVVRSGDDAPLTTSGLLERTSGASWRKLIVSGSSVVAGLDRDGRRAVLIADLSTGPRAVTRLRHFTDAT; encoded by the coding sequence ATGGTCTTCACACGGGACGAGCTGTTAGCCACCGCCGAACTGTCGCCGCAGGCAGCCGGTGCACACGACCGGCAGGCATGGGTGGGTCTGTTCGCTGCGGGCGGACAGGTCGAGGACCCGGTGGGCTCGCGGCCACATCGCGGAACCGCCGAGATCGAGCGCTTCTACGACACCTTCATCGGCCCCCGCGACATCACCTTCCACCGCGACGTCGACATCGTCGCCGGCTCCACGGTGGTCCGTGACCTCGAGCTCGAGGTGGAGATGAGCCGGTCGGTCACCATGCGGATCCCGGCGTACCTGCGCTACGCCGTCGTCGCCGACCCGGCCGGGCCGCGTATCGCCGAACTGCAGGCGTACTGGGAGCTGCCGACCATGATCGGGCAGTTCGCCGGAGCCGGTGTCGGCGCGGTGCCCGTCGGGCTGCGTCTGGCCGGGGCCCTGCTGCGCAACCAGGGCCCGTCGGGCGCCCTCGGTTTCGCCAAAGGCATGAGCGGCGCGGGCCGGGAGGGCAGACGTCTGGTCACCGGCCTGCTCGACGATCTGTGCGCGGGCGACGAGGTGGCGGTGCAACGGAGGCTGGGCGGCGCCGTCGTCCGCTCCGGTGACGACGCACCGCTGACCACGTCCGGGTTACTGGAACGCACCTCGGGCGCATCCTGGCGCAAGCTGATCGTGTCCGGATCGAGCGTCGTCGCCGGGCTGGACCGCGACGGCCGCCGGGCCGTGCTGATCGCCGACCTGAGCACCGGGCCGCGGGCGGTCACCCGGTTGCGTCACTTCACCGACGCGACGTGA
- a CDS encoding DUF732 domain-containing protein: MQRNMIRFSRVLVATGASVVTGLAALVIAAPAQADPIDQTFVDALSQAGVGAADPAQAVALGQSVCPMLAEPGQTAADVAAKVADTGGMSLGPATMFTGVAISTFCPAMVAKAGEGNLTGGPADLAWSILGLS, from the coding sequence ATGCAGCGCAACATGATCCGGTTCAGTCGAGTGCTCGTCGCCACCGGGGCTTCCGTGGTGACCGGGCTGGCGGCGTTGGTGATCGCCGCGCCGGCCCAGGCTGATCCGATCGACCAGACCTTCGTCGACGCACTGAGTCAGGCGGGGGTGGGCGCTGCCGATCCCGCCCAGGCTGTGGCACTCGGACAGTCGGTGTGCCCCATGCTGGCGGAGCCGGGCCAGACCGCGGCCGATGTGGCCGCCAAGGTCGCCGACACCGGCGGTATGTCGCTGGGGCCGGCGACGATGTTCACCGGGGTCGCTATCTCCACGTTCTGCCCCGCGATGGTGGCCAAAGCCGGCGAGGGCAACCTGACCGGCGGCCCGGCCGACCTGGCGTGGTCGATCCTCGGACTCAGCTAG
- a CDS encoding SGNH/GDSL hydrolase family protein, with product MRRFTRYVALGDSQTEGLWDGDDTVGLMGFADRLAVRLDGLYPGLGYANLAIRGHRIGDVLHAQLPTALSMQPDLVTVCIGMNDVTRPGRSFTRALGDLERVYRDLADSGATVVTTTFPDITQILPVGRLLGKRVVQINDAINEAADRYGFRLVDLYSAPSMREPETWSPDRVHGSAKGHGLFAAAAAEALGLPGSNHDWALASGPDETQSFRSRAYSQMLWTQNMLMPWLWRHLRGQSGGTGRSPRRPALMHLSA from the coding sequence GTGCGACGCTTCACCCGATATGTCGCCCTCGGCGACAGCCAGACCGAAGGACTCTGGGACGGCGACGACACCGTGGGCCTGATGGGATTCGCCGACCGGCTCGCGGTGCGCCTCGACGGGCTCTATCCGGGGTTGGGCTATGCCAATCTCGCCATTCGCGGCCACCGCATCGGCGATGTACTCCATGCTCAGCTGCCCACCGCATTGTCCATGCAGCCCGATCTGGTCACGGTGTGCATCGGGATGAACGACGTGACCCGGCCGGGCCGCTCGTTCACCCGCGCGCTGGGTGATCTCGAGCGCGTCTACCGAGACCTCGCGGATTCCGGTGCCACCGTCGTCACCACCACCTTCCCGGATATCACCCAGATCCTGCCGGTGGGCCGGCTGCTCGGGAAGCGGGTGGTCCAGATCAACGACGCGATCAACGAGGCCGCCGACCGGTACGGGTTCCGGCTCGTGGATTTGTATTCGGCCCCCTCGATGCGCGAACCGGAAACCTGGAGTCCCGATCGGGTACACGGCTCGGCGAAGGGACACGGCCTGTTCGCCGCCGCAGCCGCCGAGGCGCTCGGATTGCCTGGCAGCAACCATGATTGGGCCCTGGCCAGCGGACCGGACGAGACGCAGTCGTTCCGGTCCCGGGCCTACTCACAGATGCTGTGGACGCAGAACATGCTCATGCCTTGGCTGTGGCGTCACCTTCGCGGCCAGTCCGGTGGAACCGGCCGTTCGCCCCGGCGGCCCGCCCTGATGCACCTGAGCGCCTAG
- a CDS encoding NUDIX domain-containing protein: protein MAKLSAGVLLYRFAGTDVEVLLAHPGGPFWARKDVGAWSVPKGEYVEGEDPWLAAQREFTEELGSPPPVGPRIDLDPVRQAGGKVVTAFAVQADFDPVAAVSNTFTLELPKGSGRFVEFPEIDRVAWVSVAVARTKLLSGQRPLLDQLMAAPELAGYGEGCADTG from the coding sequence GTGGCAAAGCTGAGTGCCGGGGTGCTGCTGTACCGATTCGCCGGGACCGACGTGGAGGTATTGCTCGCCCATCCCGGCGGGCCGTTCTGGGCCCGCAAGGACGTCGGGGCGTGGTCGGTGCCCAAGGGGGAGTACGTCGAAGGGGAGGACCCTTGGCTTGCGGCGCAACGCGAGTTCACCGAAGAACTCGGCTCCCCGCCACCTGTGGGCCCGCGCATCGACCTCGACCCGGTACGCCAGGCGGGAGGCAAGGTGGTCACCGCGTTCGCGGTACAGGCCGACTTCGACCCCGTGGCAGCCGTCAGCAACACGTTCACCCTCGAATTGCCCAAGGGTTCGGGGCGATTCGTCGAATTCCCCGAAATCGACCGTGTCGCTTGGGTTTCGGTGGCGGTGGCGCGCACCAAGCTGCTGAGCGGGCAACGTCCGCTGCTGGATCAGCTGATGGCCGCACCCGAGCTGGCCGGATACGGAGAAGGCTGCGCGGACACCGGGTGA
- a CDS encoding PDR/VanB family oxidoreductase, with product MPSLLSRYRRLPPSMSGRFRHDPMLGAAGAAIASIWTVGRLVRRSTPPPELDRTIVLTVTDRQVVAHDQDVIALTLAAADGGTLPQWYPGAHIDLHLASGRVRQYSLCGDPAVTDRYRIAVRRIPDGGGGSVEVHDSLQVGSQVSTHGPRNAFALTVPGYGSPTQRFRFIAGGIGITPILPMLGLAARLGVDWSMVYAGRSRDSLPFLDELAPFGDRIEIRTDDVDGLPSAGDLLGACPDGTTVYACGPAPMLTGIRTALTGRDDVELHFERFAAPPVVDGAEFSVTIASTGAEITVGADETLLAALGRAGVSAPYSCQQGFCGTCRIRTVPGAEGAVQHRDTLLTDPERDAGYLLTCVSRAEAGQRLTLDL from the coding sequence ATGCCGAGCCTGTTGTCGCGCTACCGTCGGCTGCCACCGAGCATGTCGGGCCGTTTCCGGCACGATCCCATGCTCGGCGCCGCCGGCGCGGCCATCGCCTCCATCTGGACCGTGGGTCGCCTCGTGCGGCGGTCCACTCCACCACCCGAGCTGGACCGCACGATCGTGTTGACCGTGACCGACCGGCAGGTGGTGGCGCACGATCAGGACGTCATCGCACTGACCCTGGCCGCCGCGGACGGCGGCACGCTGCCGCAGTGGTATCCGGGTGCCCACATCGACCTTCACCTGGCCAGCGGACGGGTCCGGCAGTACTCGCTGTGCGGCGATCCGGCGGTCACCGACCGTTATCGAATCGCGGTGCGGCGTATCCCCGATGGCGGCGGCGGTTCGGTAGAGGTGCACGACAGCCTGCAGGTCGGTAGCCAGGTCAGCACCCATGGCCCGCGCAACGCCTTCGCCCTCACCGTGCCCGGTTACGGGTCGCCGACCCAGCGGTTCCGGTTCATCGCCGGCGGCATCGGGATCACCCCGATCCTGCCGATGCTCGGGTTGGCCGCCCGGTTGGGTGTCGACTGGTCGATGGTGTACGCCGGACGCAGTCGCGACAGCCTGCCGTTCCTCGACGAGCTCGCCCCGTTCGGCGATCGCATCGAGATCCGCACCGATGATGTCGACGGCTTGCCCAGTGCCGGCGATCTTCTCGGTGCCTGCCCCGACGGCACCACGGTGTATGCCTGCGGGCCGGCCCCGATGTTGACCGGAATCCGGACCGCGCTGACCGGCCGGGACGACGTCGAGCTGCATTTCGAAAGGTTCGCGGCGCCACCGGTTGTCGACGGCGCGGAGTTCTCGGTGACGATCGCCTCCACCGGCGCCGAGATCACCGTCGGGGCCGACGAGACCCTGCTGGCCGCATTGGGCCGGGCCGGGGTCAGCGCGCCGTACTCATGCCAGCAGGGTTTCTGCGGCACCTGCCGGATACGGACCGTGCCCGGAGCCGAAGGAGCTGTGCAGCACCGGGATACGCTGTTGACCGATCCCGAGCGCGACGCGGGCTATCTACTCACCTGCGTGTCGCGGGCCGAGGCCGGGCAGCGGTTGACGCTGGATCTCTGA
- a CDS encoding metal-dependent hydrolase, whose amino-acid sequence MLRPLRFDNEIDPGPVQIQARKVHFDLDDIPLHWIPGHPVASSMVNLFNVVLPVAEHWFVATFNEALPYVRDPKLADDMRGFIGQEATHAETHDQVLDEFLTNHGVDYQPVLSLVEHVFTKTLAPSDSPDPRRRLANLCDRLWLIAAIEHYTAVLGDFVLNCTWEDHDADPTMTDLFRWHGAEEVEHRSVAHDVAVYFQDSYFSRVRAMSIAATAVYLFFQRGCWAMVKSDPTLDIGWWRMNRMRIRDSKLGLLPKFSRMFGSNTLAYCRPGFSPEEMGSTAQAVAYLASSPAARAAHL is encoded by the coding sequence ATGCTGCGTCCGTTGCGGTTCGACAATGAGATCGACCCGGGCCCGGTACAAATCCAGGCCCGCAAAGTGCATTTCGATCTCGACGACATCCCGTTGCACTGGATCCCCGGCCACCCCGTGGCTTCGTCGATGGTGAACCTGTTCAACGTGGTGCTGCCCGTTGCCGAGCACTGGTTCGTCGCGACGTTCAACGAAGCCCTGCCGTATGTGCGCGATCCCAAGCTCGCCGATGACATGCGCGGCTTCATCGGCCAGGAAGCCACCCACGCCGAGACACACGATCAGGTGCTCGACGAGTTCCTGACGAACCACGGCGTCGACTATCAGCCGGTCCTGTCCCTCGTCGAGCACGTGTTCACCAAGACGCTGGCGCCGTCGGACTCCCCCGACCCGCGCCGCCGGCTGGCCAATCTGTGCGACCGGCTGTGGCTCATCGCGGCCATCGAGCACTACACCGCGGTGCTCGGCGACTTCGTGCTGAACTGCACGTGGGAGGACCATGACGCCGACCCGACGATGACCGACCTGTTCCGCTGGCACGGCGCCGAGGAGGTCGAGCACCGCAGTGTCGCCCACGACGTGGCGGTGTACTTCCAGGACAGCTATTTCAGCCGGGTCCGGGCGATGTCGATCGCCGCGACAGCGGTCTACCTGTTCTTCCAGCGCGGGTGCTGGGCGATGGTCAAGAGCGACCCGACCCTCGACATCGGCTGGTGGCGGATGAACCGGATGCGGATCCGTGACTCCAAGCTCGGGCTGCTGCCGAAGTTCTCCCGGATGTTCGGCTCCAACACGCTGGCCTACTGCCGGCCGGGCTTCTCACCGGAGGAGATGGGGTCGACGGCCCAGGCCGTCGCCTATCTGGCCAGCTCGCCCGCGGCGCGGGCCGCTCACCTGTGA
- the malQ gene encoding 4-alpha-glucanotransferase, producing MTSPSSALLELARRYGVAPEFDDWTGRRTSVAESTLVAVLEALGVAAGTEADRIDSLTAHDRQYWQRSLPPIVLGRATVASSFWVHVTHGDPVELTLLLEDGTERSGLRQLENNRPPYDLGDRLIGEATFELPADLPLGYHRLRLRVDGSHTETPVVISPATLEPPSRLGRRRAWGLAVQLYSIRSQNSWGTGDLTDLTDLAVWSAAAHGAGFVLVNPLHAAAPTAPMEPSPYLPTSRRFGNPLYLRVEAIPEFAAVRHRGRLRGSRLALNKRADRHATIDRDAAWLAKRAALEEVYRVERSTGREVAYAAYRARQGRSLEDFAIWCALAEQYGADWHDWPHALRHPDAPEVAAFATANAHAVDFHRWLQWVLDDQLTAAQATAVQAGMALGVMSDLAVGVDPDGADAWSLQDVLALGVSAGAPPDEFNQLGQDWSQPPWRPDRLAEQAYEPFRAVVNMALRHAGGVRIDHIIGMFRLWWIPKGAAPTEGTYVRYDHEAMIGIIALEAHRAGALVVGEDLGTVEPWVRDYLHERGLFGTSILWFESDEAGGPLPAERWREYCLSSVTTHDLPPTSGYLAGEHVRLREQLGLLTRPAEQELASDRAAQAAWLEELRRVGLLGSDPDTDQVVSALYRYLGRTPSRLLALSLADAVGEVRTQNQPGTTDEYPNWRIPLAGPDGRRLLLEEVFVDPRAAALCDVMAAITTHVGRAGM from the coding sequence ATGACCTCTCCGTCATCGGCCCTGCTGGAGCTGGCCCGCCGCTACGGCGTGGCCCCTGAGTTCGACGACTGGACCGGCCGGCGCACCAGCGTCGCGGAATCGACGCTGGTGGCCGTGCTGGAAGCCCTCGGCGTTGCGGCCGGTACAGAAGCCGATCGCATCGATTCCCTGACCGCCCACGACCGGCAGTACTGGCAGCGCAGCCTGCCGCCCATCGTGCTGGGCCGCGCGACGGTGGCGTCGAGTTTCTGGGTGCACGTCACGCACGGCGATCCGGTGGAGCTCACGCTGCTGCTCGAGGACGGCACCGAACGCAGCGGCCTGCGGCAGCTCGAGAACAACCGGCCCCCGTACGACCTCGGGGACCGCCTGATCGGTGAGGCCACGTTCGAGCTGCCCGCCGACCTCCCGCTGGGCTATCACCGGCTGCGGCTGCGGGTCGACGGGTCTCATACCGAGACCCCGGTGGTGATCTCGCCGGCCACCCTGGAACCGCCGTCGCGGCTGGGCCGGCGGCGAGCCTGGGGCCTGGCCGTCCAGCTCTACAGCATCCGTTCGCAAAATTCTTGGGGCACAGGCGATCTCACCGACCTGACCGATCTCGCCGTGTGGTCGGCGGCCGCGCATGGCGCGGGCTTTGTCCTGGTCAACCCGCTGCATGCGGCTGCCCCCACCGCCCCGATGGAACCCTCGCCGTATCTGCCCACCTCCCGGCGCTTCGGCAATCCGCTCTACCTTCGGGTCGAGGCGATCCCGGAGTTCGCCGCGGTCCGTCACCGCGGCCGGCTCCGTGGGTCACGCCTGGCGCTCAACAAGCGCGCCGACCGCCACGCGACCATCGACCGCGATGCGGCCTGGCTGGCCAAACGCGCCGCGCTGGAAGAGGTGTACCGGGTCGAGCGCTCGACGGGACGCGAGGTGGCCTACGCCGCCTACCGCGCCCGGCAGGGGCGCAGCCTGGAGGATTTCGCGATCTGGTGTGCGCTGGCCGAGCAATACGGCGCCGACTGGCACGACTGGCCCCACGCGCTGCGGCATCCGGATGCTCCGGAGGTTGCCGCGTTCGCCACGGCAAACGCGCACGCCGTCGACTTCCATCGCTGGCTGCAGTGGGTGCTCGACGACCAGCTCACCGCGGCGCAGGCCACGGCCGTTCAGGCCGGGATGGCGCTCGGCGTCATGAGCGACCTGGCGGTCGGGGTCGATCCCGACGGCGCCGACGCCTGGTCGCTGCAGGACGTGCTGGCGCTCGGGGTCTCAGCCGGTGCGCCGCCGGACGAGTTCAACCAGCTCGGGCAGGACTGGTCACAGCCGCCGTGGCGGCCGGATCGTCTCGCCGAGCAGGCGTACGAGCCGTTCCGGGCAGTGGTCAACATGGCGCTGCGGCATGCCGGCGGGGTGCGTATCGACCACATCATCGGGATGTTCCGGCTGTGGTGGATCCCGAAGGGCGCCGCACCGACCGAGGGCACCTATGTGCGCTACGACCACGAGGCGATGATCGGGATCATCGCGCTGGAGGCGCACCGCGCCGGCGCGCTGGTGGTCGGCGAGGATCTGGGCACGGTCGAACCGTGGGTGCGTGACTATCTGCACGAACGGGGGCTGTTCGGCACCTCGATCCTGTGGTTCGAGTCCGACGAGGCAGGCGGCCCGCTGCCGGCCGAACGGTGGCGGGAGTACTGCCTGTCCTCGGTGACGACGCACGACCTGCCGCCGACATCCGGATACCTGGCCGGTGAGCATGTCCGGTTACGGGAGCAACTCGGGCTGCTGACCCGGCCCGCAGAGCAGGAGTTGGCCTCCGACCGTGCCGCGCAGGCGGCCTGGTTGGAGGAGTTGCGCCGGGTCGGCCTGCTGGGGTCCGATCCGGACACCGATCAGGTCGTATCGGCGCTGTACCGGTACTTGGGCCGCACGCCGTCGAGACTGCTGGCGCTGTCCCTGGCCGATGCGGTCGGCGAGGTGCGCACCCAGAATCAGCCGGGAACCACCGACGAGTACCCCAACTGGCGGATTCCGCTGGCCGGACCCGACGGTCGGCGGCTGCTGCTCGAAGAGGTGTTCGTCGACCCCCGGGCGGCGGCGTTGTGCGATGTGATGGCGGCGATCACCACCCACGTCGGTCGTGCCGGAATGTAA
- the lysA gene encoding diaminopimelate decarboxylase: MTIHRDTATEDLVRLFPPGTQQDADGTLIVGGCRLDAIAEEFGTPAIVVDEGALRQRARDYLSAFRGRWPRSDVAFASKAFPCTAVQRVMAQEGLHLDVAGGGEILSAIKAGADPGRLVLHGNAKTDEELTLAVGHGVGLVVVDNFDDIDRLERIVPAGRRQPCLVRVIPGVAAATHASQATGHAGAKFGLMPEDARAAIARIEASPRLRLDGVHTHVGSQLLNVEQLAAAVAPIAALGTFEVYDLGGGLGARYTYDEHPPGLDDYAEAMVAQARALLPSESRIIVEPGRSMVATNACTLYRVTTVKRGVITHVAVDGGMGDNLEVSLTGQRFEATIADRVGGGETVSVVGRHCESGDQLVDAVALREPKVGDLLAVPVTGAYCYTMSNQYNGARRVPVVFAHNGTARLVVRRDTWQDLLARDVD; encoded by the coding sequence GTGACGATCCACCGCGACACCGCCACCGAGGATCTGGTCCGGCTCTTCCCGCCCGGAACGCAGCAGGACGCCGATGGCACCTTGATCGTCGGCGGTTGCCGGCTGGACGCCATCGCCGAGGAGTTCGGCACACCGGCGATCGTGGTGGACGAGGGCGCGCTGCGGCAGCGGGCCCGCGACTACCTCTCCGCGTTCCGTGGCCGCTGGCCGCGCAGCGATGTGGCATTCGCCTCGAAGGCCTTCCCGTGCACCGCCGTTCAACGCGTCATGGCGCAGGAGGGACTACACCTCGATGTCGCTGGCGGAGGCGAAATCCTGTCGGCGATCAAGGCCGGCGCTGACCCGGGCCGGCTGGTGCTGCATGGCAACGCCAAGACCGACGAGGAGCTCACGCTGGCCGTCGGGCATGGCGTGGGCCTGGTGGTCGTCGACAATTTCGACGACATCGACCGGCTCGAGCGCATCGTGCCCGCCGGGCGCCGCCAACCGTGTCTGGTCCGGGTGATCCCGGGCGTCGCGGCCGCCACCCATGCCTCGCAGGCCACCGGCCATGCGGGCGCAAAGTTCGGCCTGATGCCCGAGGACGCACGGGCCGCGATCGCCCGCATCGAAGCCAGCCCGCGGCTGCGCCTGGACGGGGTGCACACCCACGTCGGATCGCAGTTGCTCAATGTCGAACAGTTGGCCGCGGCGGTGGCACCGATCGCGGCGCTCGGCACGTTCGAGGTCTACGACCTCGGTGGCGGGCTCGGGGCGCGCTACACCTACGACGAGCATCCGCCCGGCCTGGACGACTACGCCGAGGCGATGGTGGCCCAGGCCCGCGCGCTGCTGCCATCGGAGAGCCGGATCATCGTCGAGCCCGGTCGCAGCATGGTGGCGACCAACGCCTGCACGCTGTACCGCGTGACCACCGTCAAGCGCGGGGTGATCACCCACGTGGCGGTGGATGGCGGGATGGGTGACAACCTCGAGGTGTCACTGACTGGGCAGCGCTTCGAGGCCACCATCGCCGACCGGGTGGGCGGCGGCGAGACGGTCAGCGTCGTCGGGAGGCACTGTGAGTCCGGCGATCAGCTGGTCGACGCCGTGGCCCTGCGGGAGCCGAAGGTCGGCGATCTGCTCGCGGTCCCGGTCACCGGGGCGTACTGCTACACCATGTCCAATCAGTACAACGGTGCCCGACGGGTTCCGGTTGTATTCGCGCACAACGGAACTGCCCGGCTGGTGGTGCGCCGTGACACTTGGCAGGACCTGCTGGCCCGCGATGTCGACTGA
- a CDS encoding TetR/AcrR family transcriptional regulator: MTTPATKRQQQGADSREQILDATERLMATRGYAATSISEIRNACGLPASSIYWHFGSKDGVLAAVMARGAERFFAAIPSDGSIDEQLGVLAELQAQHPEFLRILYLLSLERSDDPTVTQVVRQVRDTALTRFSGAVRQLLPTGLPPRRADRMVAELTAFAVAQSDGVFFANHLEPDDTDVARMYRRLWQAVTALVPILLEEEQ, from the coding sequence ATGACGACCCCAGCCACGAAACGACAACAACAGGGCGCGGACTCGCGGGAGCAGATCCTCGATGCCACCGAGCGGCTGATGGCCACCCGCGGCTACGCCGCGACGTCGATCAGCGAGATCCGCAACGCCTGTGGACTGCCGGCCAGCTCCATCTACTGGCATTTCGGATCCAAGGACGGTGTCCTGGCCGCGGTGATGGCGCGCGGGGCCGAACGCTTCTTCGCGGCGATACCGAGCGACGGCAGTATCGACGAACAACTGGGCGTCCTGGCCGAACTGCAGGCACAACACCCCGAGTTCCTGCGGATCCTCTACCTGCTGTCCCTGGAGCGCAGCGACGATCCGACGGTCACACAGGTGGTGCGCCAGGTGCGCGACACCGCGCTCACCCGGTTCTCCGGTGCCGTCCGGCAGCTGCTGCCCACCGGCCTCCCTCCACGCCGCGCCGATCGGATGGTCGCCGAACTCACCGCATTCGCCGTCGCGCAATCCGACGGCGTGTTCTTCGCCAACCACCTCGAGCCCGACGACACCGACGTGGCGCGCATGTACCGAAGGCTGTGGCAAGCCGTCACCGCCCTGGTCCCGATACTCCTGGAGGAGGAGCAGTGA